In Candidatus Thermodiscus eudorianus, a single genomic region encodes these proteins:
- the albA gene encoding DNA-binding protein Alba, translating to MVELHQTNVVYVGRKDVMNYVLAAIRLFSDGAEEVVIRARGTNICKAVDVAENIRNLFMKNTEVAGVNIYSEELEAQGGKKKRVSAIEIKLRKKREEGS from the coding sequence ATGGTTGAGCTTCACCAGACTAATGTGGTCTACGTTGGTAGGAAGGATGTCATGAACTATGTACTGGCAGCGATCAGACTGTTCAGCGACGGTGCTGAGGAGGTCGTGATAAGAGCCAGGGGCACCAACATATGCAAGGCCGTTGACGTGGCGGAGAACATAAGAAACCTCTTCATGAAGAACACCGAGGTTGCAGGCGTAAACATATACAGCGAGGAGCTGGAGGCGCAGGGAGGGAAGAAGAAGAGGGTGTCAGCAATAGAGATAAAGCTCAGGAAGAAGCGCGAGGAAGGCTCCTAG